The following are encoded in a window of Corynebacterium marinum DSM 44953 genomic DNA:
- the dnaJ gene encoding molecular chaperone DnaJ — MARDYYGILGVDKAATDADIKKAYRKLARKYHPDVNPSEEAAEKFREASVAHEVLTDPEKRRIVDMGGDPMEQGGGMPGQGFGGGGGFGDIFEAFFGGGAGGSRGPRSRVQPGNDALLRTAITLAEAYAGVKKDITVDTAVLCDHCEGSGSESKAKPVTCGECHGSGEVQEVQRSFLGNIMTSRPCPVCDGYGEIIKDPCTRCSGGGRVKKRRDLVVNVPAGINNGMRIRMAGQGEVGHGGGPAGDLYVEISTLPHKVFQRDGDNLHLNVSVPSVDAALGAQADVEDLAGKTLTLDIPAGTQPNAQIRLAGQGMPRLRTEGRGDLIAHVTVTVPTELDDKTRELLEQIREHRSEVTSVDHDGEESGFFSRLRGKFRNR; from the coding sequence GTGGCACGTGACTATTACGGAATTCTGGGCGTCGACAAGGCTGCGACGGATGCCGACATCAAGAAGGCGTACCGCAAGCTGGCCAGGAAGTACCACCCTGACGTCAACCCCTCCGAGGAGGCGGCGGAGAAGTTCCGGGAGGCGTCGGTGGCGCACGAGGTGCTCACCGACCCGGAGAAGCGCCGCATCGTCGACATGGGCGGGGACCCGATGGAGCAGGGCGGCGGCATGCCGGGCCAGGGCTTCGGCGGGGGCGGCGGTTTCGGGGACATCTTCGAGGCCTTCTTCGGCGGCGGCGCGGGTGGTTCCCGCGGCCCGCGTTCGCGCGTCCAGCCGGGCAACGACGCCCTGCTGCGCACCGCGATCACCCTGGCGGAGGCCTACGCGGGCGTGAAGAAGGACATCACGGTGGATACAGCCGTGCTGTGCGACCACTGCGAGGGCTCCGGTTCGGAGTCCAAGGCCAAGCCGGTGACCTGCGGCGAGTGCCACGGTTCCGGCGAGGTGCAGGAGGTGCAGCGTTCCTTCCTGGGCAACATCATGACCTCGCGCCCGTGCCCGGTCTGCGACGGTTACGGCGAGATCATCAAGGATCCCTGCACCCGCTGCTCGGGCGGCGGCCGCGTGAAGAAGCGCCGCGACCTGGTGGTCAACGTGCCGGCGGGCATCAACAACGGCATGCGCATCCGCATGGCGGGCCAGGGCGAGGTCGGCCACGGCGGCGGCCCGGCGGGCGACCTCTACGTGGAGATCTCCACGCTGCCGCACAAGGTGTTCCAGCGCGACGGCGACAACCTGCACCTGAACGTCTCCGTCCCGTCGGTCGACGCTGCGCTGGGCGCGCAGGCGGACGTCGAGGATCTGGCGGGCAAGACCCTGACCCTCGACATCCCGGCCGGCACCCAGCCGAACGCGCAGATCCGGCTGGCCGGGCAGGGCATGCCGCGCCTGCGCACCGAGGGCCGCGGCGACCTCATCGCGCACGTCACCGTCACCGTCCCGACCGAGCTGGACGACAAGACCCGCGAGCTGCTGGAGCAGATCCGCGAGCACCGCTCCGAGGTCACCAGCGTCGACCACGACGGCGAGGAGTCCGGGTTCTTCTCCCGCCTGCGGGGTAAGTTCCGCAACCGATGA
- the hrcA gene encoding heat-inducible transcriptional repressor HrcA — MAGSTEMRRQEVLQAIVADYIASQEPVGSKALLERHRLNVSSATIRNDMAVLESEGYIVQQHASSGRIPTEKGYRQFVDHIHDLKPLSAPERRAIIRFLEEGVDLEDVLRRSVQLLAQLTRQAAVVQLPNLKMSRVKHVEVVSLGPTRLLLVLITDSGRVDQRNVELDELIDADGGHLLRDLLNGALVGRTLTEGSTSLVELAADPPPEIRNAVVRSATRLIETLVEQPTDRLILAGTSNLTRMARDFPTGLPSVIEALEEQVTVLKLLANVPDLGNVSVLIGGENEDEDLHDASVVATGYGSDGHTLGGLGVVGPTFMDYPGTISKVSAVARYVSRVLAGE, encoded by the coding sequence ATGGCTGGTTCGACGGAGATGCGCCGGCAGGAGGTTCTGCAGGCGATCGTGGCGGATTACATCGCCTCCCAGGAACCGGTGGGTTCGAAGGCGCTGCTGGAGCGGCACCGGCTGAATGTGTCGAGTGCGACGATCCGCAACGACATGGCGGTGCTCGAGTCGGAGGGCTACATCGTGCAGCAGCACGCGAGCTCGGGCCGGATCCCCACGGAGAAGGGCTACCGCCAGTTCGTGGATCACATTCATGACCTGAAGCCGTTGTCGGCGCCGGAGCGCCGGGCGATCATCCGGTTCCTGGAGGAGGGCGTGGATCTGGAGGACGTGCTGCGTCGTTCGGTCCAGCTGCTCGCCCAGCTGACCCGTCAGGCGGCGGTGGTGCAGCTGCCGAATCTGAAGATGTCGCGCGTGAAGCACGTGGAGGTGGTGTCGCTCGGTCCGACGCGGCTGCTGCTGGTGCTGATCACGGATTCCGGCCGGGTGGATCAGCGCAACGTGGAGCTCGACGAGCTCATCGACGCCGACGGGGGCCATCTCCTGCGCGACCTGCTCAACGGCGCGCTGGTGGGCAGGACCCTGACGGAGGGATCGACGAGTCTCGTGGAGCTGGCGGCGGACCCGCCGCCGGAGATCCGGAACGCGGTGGTCAGGAGCGCGACGCGGCTGATCGAGACGCTGGTGGAGCAGCCGACGGACCGGCTGATCCTGGCGGGCACGTCGAACCTGACACGTATGGCGCGGGATTTCCCGACGGGTCTGCCCAGTGTCATAGAGGCGCTGGAGGAGCAGGTCACGGTCCTGAAGTTGTTGGCGAACGTGCCGGACCTGGGTAACGTGAGCGTGCTCATCGGCGGGGAGAACGAGGACGAGGATCTGCATGATGCCTCGGTCGTCGCCACAGGTTACGGTTCGGACGGGCACACGCTCGGCGGGCTGGGCGTGGTGGGGCCGACGTTCATGGACTATCCGGGAACAATCTCCAAGGTCTCGGCCGTTGCACGCTATGTCAGCCGCGTTCTGGCTGGCGAGTAA
- a CDS encoding type IV toxin-antitoxin system AbiEi family antitoxin domain-containing protein, with protein MGEILTTADLRARGVHAKKIQKLIREGKLHRVDRGVYTTRRPEGELLLRALQRARPHLVFTGRTAWELRRNRSIYVPATALVARDRSRRGSGYLRLIRGRSGTTELLDGIRIADPLRTAMDMPRNRQLEAVTYLEGEYEGRDGRDRLKKALAAYERVPAGMRVLVDKAAVGGDSDTERVLFRALRAQGIVMEQNKKVGDYRRDGVHEKSKVIVEMNGYEYHRGRGVMVRDYWKANDAVIRGYTHLTYSDSCIDMHLNEVVAQIEAVIRGRAQPCGPVWHWHRMYEQPD; from the coding sequence ATGGGGGAGATACTCACCACGGCAGACCTGCGCGCCCGGGGCGTGCACGCGAAGAAGATCCAGAAACTGATCCGGGAGGGGAAGCTGCACCGCGTGGATCGGGGCGTGTACACGACCCGTCGTCCTGAAGGTGAGCTCCTGCTCAGGGCACTCCAGCGCGCACGGCCGCACCTCGTGTTCACGGGACGGACGGCCTGGGAGCTCCGCAGGAACCGGTCCATCTACGTGCCGGCGACCGCGCTGGTGGCACGGGACCGGTCCCGGCGGGGGAGCGGGTACCTCCGGTTGATCCGGGGGCGGTCGGGCACCACGGAACTCCTGGACGGGATCCGGATCGCCGACCCGTTGCGCACGGCGATGGACATGCCGAGGAACAGGCAGTTGGAGGCGGTGACGTACCTGGAGGGCGAGTACGAGGGCAGGGACGGGCGTGACCGGTTGAAGAAGGCCCTGGCCGCCTATGAACGGGTTCCGGCCGGCATGCGCGTCCTGGTGGATAAAGCAGCAGTGGGCGGGGACTCGGATACGGAGCGGGTGCTGTTCCGGGCGCTGCGGGCGCAGGGGATCGTGATGGAGCAGAACAAGAAGGTGGGAGATTACCGGCGGGACGGGGTACACGAGAAGTCGAAGGTCATAGTGGAGATGAACGGGTACGAGTACCACAGGGGCCGTGGGGTGATGGTCCGGGACTACTGGAAGGCCAACGACGCCGTGATCAGGGGATACACGCATCTGACGTACTCGGATTCCTGCATTGACATGCATCTGAATGAGGTCGTGGCACAGATCGAGGCGGTGATCCGCGGTCGGGCGCAGCCCTGTGGCCCGGTCTGGCATTGGCACCGCATGTATGAGCAGCCGGACTGA
- the hemW gene encoding radical SAM family heme chaperone HemW, translating into MFGVYVHVPFCSTRCGYCDFNTYTPGELGTSASPASYLDALGRELALAAPQGRPADTVFIGGGTPSLLGAAGLTRVLDMVRDSFGLAPGAEVTTESNPESVSPEFFSGLLEAGFTRVSLGMQSASSSVLRVLDRTHTPGRAVDAAREARAAGFDHVNLDMIYGTPTETDDDVRRTLDAVLSADVDHVSAYSLIVEDGTAMARKVRRGELPAPDEDVYADRYEIISSRLEESGFDWYEVSNWARPGGECRHNEIYWRDGDWWGAGPGAHSHLGNRRFHNVKHPARYASVLAAGELPIAGEELLSDADRHTEKLMLGLRLRDGIPAGWIAPEGHAVVEKHVAGGLLRHVGDRIALTDAGRLLADGIITDILVAEEA; encoded by the coding sequence ATGTTCGGCGTCTACGTCCACGTTCCTTTCTGTTCCACCCGTTGCGGCTACTGCGACTTCAACACCTACACCCCCGGCGAGCTCGGCACCTCCGCCTCGCCCGCCTCCTACCTGGATGCCCTGGGCCGCGAGCTCGCTCTCGCCGCGCCCCAGGGCCGCCCCGCCGACACCGTCTTCATCGGCGGCGGCACCCCCTCCCTGCTCGGTGCCGCCGGCCTGACCCGCGTGCTCGACATGGTCCGCGACTCCTTCGGCCTGGCCCCCGGCGCCGAGGTCACCACCGAATCCAACCCCGAGTCCGTCTCGCCGGAGTTCTTCTCCGGGCTGCTGGAGGCCGGCTTCACCCGCGTCTCCCTCGGGATGCAGTCCGCCTCGTCCTCGGTGCTGCGCGTCCTCGACCGCACCCACACCCCCGGCCGCGCCGTCGACGCCGCACGCGAGGCCCGTGCCGCTGGCTTCGACCACGTCAACCTGGACATGATCTACGGCACGCCCACCGAGACTGACGACGACGTCCGCCGCACCCTCGACGCCGTCCTCTCCGCGGACGTCGACCACGTCTCCGCCTACTCGCTCATCGTCGAGGACGGCACCGCCATGGCCCGCAAGGTCCGCCGCGGCGAACTGCCCGCACCCGACGAGGACGTCTACGCCGACCGCTACGAGATCATCTCCTCCCGCCTCGAGGAGTCCGGCTTCGACTGGTACGAGGTCTCCAACTGGGCCAGGCCCGGCGGCGAGTGCCGCCACAACGAGATCTACTGGCGCGACGGCGACTGGTGGGGGGCCGGCCCCGGCGCCCACTCCCACCTGGGCAACCGCCGCTTCCACAACGTCAAACACCCCGCCCGCTACGCCTCCGTCCTGGCCGCCGGCGAGCTGCCGATCGCCGGGGAGGAGCTGCTCAGCGACGCCGATCGCCACACCGAGAAACTCATGCTCGGCCTGCGCCTGCGCGACGGCATCCCGGCGGGCTGGATCGCGCCGGAGGGCCACGCGGTCGTCGAGAAGCATGTCGCGGGCGGCCTCCTGCGGCACGTCGGCGACCGGATCGCGCTCACCGACGCCGGCCGGCTGCTCGCCGACGGCATCATCACCGACATCCTCGTCGCCGAGGAGGCCTGA